GTGAGCGAGGTTGACCCCGCCGGCGGCGACGACGCCGACGCCACCGAAGCCGAAGCAACCGAAGACGATGCGCCGCGCGGCTGGCTGACCCCGGGAGTCGCGAGCATCGGCGCGGCCAGCATGTTCTCCGACCTCGGTCACGAGATGACGACGAGCGCGCTGCCGAGCTTCGTGACGGCGACCCTGCACTCGGGTCCGGGCGCCCTAGGGGTGATCGAGAGCATCGCCGACGCGCTGGTCGGCGTGGCGAAGCTCGTGGGCGGGCCGCTCGCCGTGGATCCCGAGCGGCGCCGCCGGCTGGTCGCCGGAGGGTACGTCGGCACCGCGTTGGCCACCGGGGCCATCGGGCTCGCCACCGCGGTGTGGCAGGTCGCCATCCTCCGCGCGCTCGCCTGGACCAGCCGCGGGCTGCGCTCGCCGGCTCGTGACTCGATGTTGTTCACGCTGGTGCCGGCGAGCGCGTACGGCCGCGCGAGCGGGCTCGAACGCGCCGGGGACAACCTCGGTGCAGTCGGCGGGCCGCTGCTGGCCGCGTTGCTGGTGGCGGTCATCGGGATCCGACCCACGCTCCTGATCGCGGCGATCCCCGGGTTCGTGGCCGCGTTCGCGATCGGGGTGGCCGCGCGTGAGGCCCGCTCGAAGCTCGGGCCGGGCAAGGCCCGCAAGGTGCTGTCCTACAACCTCGGCGAGCTCCACCGGGCCGGGCTGACCAGGGTGCTGGCGGCACCGACGCTGTTCGAGCTGGGGAACCTCGCCGCCACGCTGATGATCCTTCGGGCCACCGACCTGCTGCACCGCGACGGGCGCAGCATCGCGGCGGCCACCAGCCTCGCCGTCCTCTTCTATGCCGCACACAACCTGGCCGCGACAGTGACCGCCTTCGCCGCCGGGCACCTGATCGACAGGCGCAGTGCCCGCGCCGCGATGGTCATCGCGGCGTCGTCGTACGTCGTGGGCTATGGCCTGTTCGCGTTCGGCCCGCATAACCCCGGCGTTCTCTTGCTCGCCTTCGTCGTCGCCGGTGCCGGGATCGGGTTCGGTGAGCCGGCAGAGACCGCAGCGGTCGCAACCCTGCTGCCGGACCGGCTCCGGAGCAACGGCTTCGGGCTGCTCGGGGTCGTGCAGGGAATCGGCGCCTTGACCTCCTCCGCGGTGGTCGGCCTGCTGTGGAGCACGGTGTCCGCGACCGCCGGATTCGCGTATGCGGCGGCCTGGATGGTGGCGGCGGCCGCGGCTGCGCCCCTGCTCAC
The Mycobacteriales bacterium genome window above contains:
- a CDS encoding MFS transporter, whose product is VSEVDPAGGDDADATEAEATEDDAPRGWLTPGVASIGAASMFSDLGHEMTTSALPSFVTATLHSGPGALGVIESIADALVGVAKLVGGPLAVDPERRRRLVAGGYVGTALATGAIGLATAVWQVAILRALAWTSRGLRSPARDSMLFTLVPASAYGRASGLERAGDNLGAVGGPLLAALLVAVIGIRPTLLIAAIPGFVAAFAIGVAAREARSKLGPGKARKVLSYNLGELHRAGLTRVLAAPTLFELGNLAATLMILRATDLLHRDGRSIAAATSLAVLFYAAHNLAATVTAFAAGHLIDRRSARAAMVIAASSYVVGYGLFAFGPHNPGVLLLAFVVAGAGIGFGEPAETAAVATLLPDRLRSNGFGLLGVVQGIGALTSSAVVGLLWSTVSATAGFAYAAAWMVAAAAAAPLLTARRAG